Proteins encoded together in one Chitinophaga sp. LS1 window:
- a CDS encoding UBP-type zinc finger domain-containing protein has product MSEICSHITAIKTLKVDEEHVCGECVKIGSDWVHLRTCQTCGATLCCDQSPEKHMTKHFHKTQHPVVISAEPGERWLWCYVDEQFVDY; this is encoded by the coding sequence ATGTCAGAAATTTGTTCACATATTACAGCAATCAAGACACTCAAAGTTGATGAGGAACATGTATGCGGGGAGTGTGTAAAAATAGGATCTGACTGGGTGCACCTTCGTACCTGCCAGACCTGCGGCGCAACTTTATGTTGCGACCAGTCGCCAGAGAAGCATATGACGAAGCATTTTCATAAAACACAACATCCGGTGGTGATATCGGCAGAACCGGGAGAAAGATGGTTGTGGTGTTATGTGGATGAACAGTTCGTTGATTATTAA
- a CDS encoding FAD-dependent oxidoreductase: MPDKDTEKNTNQPIILCIDDDPQVLRAIVRDLKNKYRQHYKIISTSDVQEALNSLLELKNKGETIAMFISDQRMPVMDGVTFLEKAIKFYPDAKRVLLTAYSDTDAAIKAINTVQLDYYLVKPWDPPEDKLYPVIDDLLDDWKSDYHPEFKGIKVVGYQYSRTCHAIKDFLAGNLIPYKWLDIHSNQEGCNLLALNKLDEKDVPVIFFEDGTFLSNPSIQDTARKVGLNPQIKHEVYDVVIIGAGPAGLAAGVYGASEGLKTLLIEKRAPGGQAGTSSRIENYLGFPKGLSGADLARRAISQAQRLGTEFITPQSVKAIEQTGGYNKIIMEDDTFVNSRSVVITTGVDYRTLDTKGVADFTGAGIYYGAAMTEAPACKDKDVFIVGGGNSAGQAAMYLSKFARNVNILIRREDLSSTMSAYLIDRIVETDNIHVRPFAEVVEARGSDRLECLIISNTKTGEQTQEHADGLYIFIGAKPFTEWLEMNIIKNDKGFIETGRDLFTHPEFEQIWKQQRDPYLLETSCPGIFAAGDVRANAMNRVAAAVGEGSMAISFVHKYLAEVK; the protein is encoded by the coding sequence ATGCCAGATAAAGACACTGAGAAAAATACGAACCAACCTATTATTCTTTGTATTGACGACGATCCGCAGGTTTTACGGGCGATCGTGCGTGACTTGAAAAACAAGTATAGACAGCATTATAAGATCATCAGTACCTCCGATGTGCAGGAAGCGCTCAATAGCCTGCTGGAACTGAAGAACAAAGGAGAAACCATCGCCATGTTCATCAGCGATCAACGCATGCCGGTGATGGATGGGGTGACTTTCCTGGAAAAGGCGATCAAATTTTACCCGGATGCAAAAAGGGTATTACTCACTGCTTACTCTGATACGGACGCAGCTATTAAAGCCATCAATACGGTACAACTGGATTACTATCTGGTAAAGCCATGGGATCCGCCAGAAGACAAACTCTACCCTGTGATTGATGATCTGCTGGATGACTGGAAAAGCGATTATCACCCGGAATTCAAAGGCATTAAGGTAGTTGGGTACCAGTACTCACGCACCTGCCATGCCATCAAAGATTTTCTGGCAGGGAACCTCATTCCTTATAAATGGCTGGATATACATAGCAACCAGGAAGGTTGTAATCTGCTTGCTCTCAATAAACTGGATGAAAAGGATGTACCAGTGATCTTCTTCGAAGATGGCACTTTCCTCTCCAATCCTTCTATACAGGACACTGCCCGCAAAGTAGGCCTGAATCCACAGATCAAACATGAAGTGTACGATGTAGTGATTATTGGTGCAGGACCTGCCGGTTTAGCAGCGGGTGTATATGGCGCTTCTGAAGGATTGAAAACCCTGCTGATAGAGAAACGTGCCCCCGGCGGACAGGCTGGCACCAGTTCCAGAATTGAAAACTACCTGGGTTTTCCAAAGGGGTTGAGTGGGGCTGATCTGGCCCGTAGAGCCATCTCTCAGGCACAACGTTTAGGAACAGAGTTCATCACCCCGCAATCAGTGAAAGCCATTGAGCAAACGGGTGGATACAATAAGATCATCATGGAAGATGACACATTTGTAAACAGCCGGAGTGTGGTAATTACCACAGGTGTGGATTACCGCACACTGGATACAAAAGGTGTAGCTGATTTTACAGGTGCCGGTATTTACTATGGTGCTGCTATGACAGAGGCCCCTGCCTGCAAGGACAAAGATGTGTTCATAGTAGGTGGCGGTAACTCTGCCGGACAGGCTGCCATGTATCTCTCCAAGTTTGCAAGGAATGTGAATATCCTCATTCGCAGAGAAGATTTGTCCAGCACCATGTCTGCCTACCTTATAGATAGGATCGTGGAAACGGATAATATTCATGTACGTCCATTTGCTGAAGTGGTAGAAGCCAGAGGATCTGACAGACTGGAATGCCTGATCATTTCCAACACCAAAACAGGTGAGCAGACACAGGAACATGCAGATGGATTGTACATCTTTATTGGTGCGAAGCCATTTACAGAATGGCTGGAAATGAATATCATCAAGAACGACAAAGGATTTATAGAAACGGGTCGGGACCTGTTCACGCACCCTGAGTTTGAGCAGATCTGGAAACAGCAGAGAGATCCTTATCTGTTGGAAACCAGTTGTCCGGGCATTTTTGCAGCCGGCGACGTAAGAGCAAATGCCATGAACAGGGTAGCGGCAGCTGTAGGCGAAGGGTCTATGGCCATCAGTTTTGTACACAAATACCTCGCAGAGGTGAAATAA
- a CDS encoding ATP-binding protein encodes MVNISTEWLQSVEAFKDVPVEQLRWLAENSEPKTLLPGDFMFKTGEPLNATYILISGKLRLYYMQNNDPVEITVMEAGTISGYLPFSRGMTATIYSEAMVESQLMCFPIEKIDVMIHTQFELTQALVHVMTNRVREYTTMMRQNEKMMALGKLSAGLAHELNNPAAAIVRGASSLRKHLQLMPDTFQEVMSIKMTPEDVTFVKDKMFAILKSTDRPKLTMMERGAKEDDMVNWLDDHDVANGVEIAENFVEFGITIDILEEFKSHMSPNSLSAVLNWIDKNLVTERMVLDIEEASARIVKLVGSVKTFTHMDQSHDKRLTDIHDGIRNTLNIMEYKLRKGHVQLIENYDTSLPPVSIMIGEMNQVWTNLIDNAVDAMQGRENSTLEIKTEKDGTCVKVSIIDNGPGIPENIQSRIFDPFFTTKEIGKGTGLGLDISCQIVKQHHGNIKVNSVPGKTLFSVLIPIH; translated from the coding sequence ATGGTAAACATTTCCACTGAATGGCTACAATCAGTCGAGGCGTTCAAAGACGTACCCGTCGAACAACTTCGATGGCTGGCTGAAAACAGCGAACCCAAAACGCTTCTACCAGGGGATTTTATGTTCAAAACAGGCGAACCCCTCAATGCTACCTATATCCTTATTTCAGGAAAGCTCCGTCTGTACTACATGCAGAACAACGATCCCGTCGAAATTACCGTCATGGAAGCAGGTACTATCAGTGGCTACCTCCCCTTCTCCCGCGGTATGACAGCGACCATCTACAGCGAAGCAATGGTGGAATCACAGCTCATGTGCTTCCCTATCGAAAAGATCGATGTCATGATCCATACCCAGTTTGAACTCACCCAGGCATTAGTGCATGTGATGACAAACAGGGTCAGGGAATATACCACCATGATGCGCCAGAATGAAAAGATGATGGCACTGGGCAAGCTCTCCGCCGGTCTGGCGCATGAACTGAACAACCCCGCTGCCGCCATCGTTCGGGGCGCCTCCTCTTTAAGGAAGCACCTGCAACTCATGCCGGATACCTTCCAGGAGGTCATGTCCATAAAGATGACCCCGGAAGATGTGACTTTTGTAAAAGATAAAATGTTCGCCATCCTCAAATCTACCGACAGACCCAAACTCACCATGATGGAAAGAGGCGCAAAGGAAGATGACATGGTGAACTGGCTGGATGACCACGATGTGGCCAATGGTGTGGAAATAGCTGAGAATTTCGTGGAATTCGGCATTACCATAGACATACTGGAAGAATTTAAATCCCATATGTCACCAAATTCTCTGTCGGCTGTACTCAACTGGATCGACAAGAACCTCGTCACCGAAAGAATGGTGCTGGACATCGAAGAAGCTTCTGCCCGCATCGTAAAACTGGTTGGCTCTGTGAAAACCTTTACCCACATGGACCAGTCCCATGATAAAAGACTCACAGATATTCATGATGGTATCCGGAATACGCTCAACATCATGGAGTACAAACTGCGCAAAGGACATGTGCAACTCATCGAAAACTACGATACTTCTCTCCCACCTGTCAGTATCATGATCGGGGAAATGAACCAGGTATGGACCAACCTGATCGATAATGCAGTGGATGCTATGCAGGGCCGGGAAAACAGTACCCTCGAAATAAAAACAGAGAAAGATGGCACCTGTGTAAAGGTCTCCATCATCGACAACGGGCCCGGTATTCCTGAGAATATCCAGTCCAGGATCTTCGACCCTTTCTTTACAACCAAAGAAATTGGTAAAGGTACCGGACTCGGTCTGGACATTTCCTGCCAGATCGTGAAACAACATCATGGAAATATTAAAGTAAATTCAGTCCCGGGAAAGACACTTTTTTCTGTGCTGATCCCCATCCATTAA
- a CDS encoding response regulator, which produces MSKSGKNIFLADDDADDCLLFEDALKEVADDIILTTISDGKELMDMLDERVPSPPDMIFLDLNMPRKNGFECLREIRTDQRLKSIPVIIFSTSSQPEFIEQVYISGANRYIRKPSSFSELMKAIAEMLSIDWDTNERFPKRDKFFISF; this is translated from the coding sequence ATGTCAAAAAGTGGAAAGAATATATTTTTAGCCGATGACGACGCCGACGATTGTCTGCTTTTTGAAGACGCTCTCAAAGAGGTCGCGGATGATATTATTCTGACTACAATCTCTGATGGCAAAGAACTCATGGATATGTTAGACGAGCGCGTTCCCTCGCCTCCCGACATGATCTTCCTGGACTTGAATATGCCTCGTAAAAATGGTTTTGAATGTCTCAGGGAAATCAGGACAGATCAGCGCCTCAAGTCCATTCCCGTAATTATCTTTTCTACCTCATCACAACCGGAATTTATAGAACAGGTGTACATTTCAGGAGCTAACCGATACATCAGGAAGCCCTCTTCCTTTTCGGAACTTATGAAAGCAATAGCAGAAATGTTATCTATTGATTGGGATACCAATGAAAGATTCCCTAAACGAGATAAATTCTTTATCTCCTTTTAA